The stretch of DNA GCCAGCTCAACACTTTATCCTGTCCCATGACGTGAATCCGTGGCCAGAGCTGATCCAATTGGTCTTCGGTGAACACCTTAGCATGTCCATCCTGACGACTCAGGTGTAACGCATCAGCTAGCATGACTTTACTGATCGCTAGCGTGGCTTGGGTCATATAGACGGGAGCCGTCGGAAACATACTGGAGATTAGCGGTAATGCACCGATATGGTCTTGGTGAGCGTGTGTGATAAAGATGGCGTCGATCTTGGCGTGTTGCGTTTCAAGGAGTGCCAGATTCGGTAGTGGGTCTAGTTCATTCATGCGCGTTCCGGCATCGACTAACCACTGGGTCGTGGCTGTGCGAAACCATATGCATGTGGCGCCAATCTCAGCGCCTCCTAGCATGGTGATGTCCAATGGTAACAGCTCCGATCGAAGACATAATGACTGGTTAACGATGTGTACAAGGAAGCTACTTTCTACCATCTTCGGTTAATGGTCAAGTTATAGCATCCATGTTTAAGGAAATTGAAAATGAGTTTCTTCTATTAATAGAGACTACATCTCGTACATGTCCATAGATTGTCCTCATTTCAACTTATCTTTCATTCTTTCGAACCATGTATCCATGAGTATGGCATGATCTCCAAGTCGTTGGAACATATCTTGCGCTACATGCTGATCATATGTATGACTAGTTAAGTTCCGATCGTTGACCATGGCCAAAGCATGTTCGGTTTCTTCTAAGGTTAGTAGGCCCACTTCACGACAAGAGCGAATGACCTCTTTGGGAGACGCAACGTCCAAACCATGGTATTCTCTTAGAAAATGACGTCCCGCTTTCCACATCGCTTCAAAGGTGTACTCAAATCTTTGTATCGCACCATCTCTTTCAAGATCAGAAATTTCGGTCAGCTCTAGTGCTTGTTGAAGCGTGACCAATGCTTGACTGACTCGATCAAACGCTAATGTTACACGGTCCACTCAATCCCCTCCTTGTATATCTCGGTTTGTAATGTTTCAGAAGCGTGATATACATCCACCACATCGACACGATAGGGAATGGTCGATTCTTCAAGTTGCTGTTGTATCTCTAAGAGTAATTGGGTTGGGACGGCAGCGGGGCCTTCAATCGCAATGTCGATATCAGAGGACCCTTGGTCTTCCCCTCGTGCAAATGATCCAAAAAGATAGATCTTACAGGGATACTCCTTTAGAGTAGTTAGTACAAACTGACGGACGTGTTCGAGAATTCTGTTTCGCTGATCCTCCTGATCCTCCTGATCCTCCTGATCCTCCTGATCCTCCTGATCCTCCTGATCCTCCTGATCCTCCTGATCCTCCTGATCCTCCTGATCCATCTTCTCCATCCCCATCTCACTATTCTGGCGTAAGCTCTTTCCTTTAAAATATACTACAACTCCAAACTCAGATACACGTTGTCGAGTTCCTGCTGGGTGATCCCGATGTATGCAAGTGTGATCGATGGGGAGGAATGATTCAGTAGCTTTTGCAGGCGGGTAATATCTGTCCCCGACATGTACGCATGATAAGCGAAGGTTTTGCGAAGCGTATGGGTTCCAATCCGGTCGGTGATGCCGATGGCACGTGCTGCATCGTTCATCACTTTATGCGCTTGGGACCGTTGCATCGCTCCCCCTTTTTTCGAACGAAACAACGGCTCGTCACGGACTACATGTTTGGTGAAGCGTGACGTGAGGTAGTCACGCAAAGCCTTTTTGGATGTTTCCCCAAGCGGAAAATCTTTGGTCTTGCCGGTTTTTTGCTCGCGAATGTTAATACGATCGTTCACCTTGCCCCGTTCGTCTACTACATCCCCCACCCTGAGCGACAGGAGATCGGATACGCGTAACCCGCTATTGATCCCTAACACAAAGAGACAATAATCGCGGAGATTGGTGCTCTTGAGTATTTTTTTCATGGCATCCACTTGTCTTTTATCGCGAATGGGTTGCACAAATTCCATGACACGCATCACCTCCACCTGTTCAAGCGTTAACGCTCATGATGCGAAGAGGCGATGATTACATCGGTTCATGATCATCGGATGGATTGTAGTCTACTTCCTCATGATCTGTTTGAACACTTGTTTTATCATCTTCATGGCTGACTGGTTCTTCATTTGATGTTTCGACTGATGGATTACGATCTCCTACGCTTTCCTGCTCAATCTGAGCTAAGCCGATGTCAATAATGCGCAAGAGTGCTTCATTTCTTGTTTGAATCCAATTACCAAAGCGATAAGATTCAATGCGATTGAGCATATGATCGTCGACAGCAATTCCTAACTTCGTCAGTTTTTCTGCTTTTTTCATCACGAATAATCCCCTATTCTGATCATCAGACTATCATTTCATACCATCTATTATATCAGATACTAAGTATCTAACAAGCAATTATATCGTTTATCACCAGATTCATGCAATCATACATATCACTCTATTTCATGGTGTTATGTATGGTATAAACCGCATCACGTATCTGCTTGCCCTTCTCCGCTACGAAAAGCATGTAGAAAACCATCGATGAGCCTAGTGCTGCAAGGCTTCACAGGCGAAATCTCTCATCATACTTAATACCATTGAGTATGATTAGGATATGGTGTTATTTTGAAGTCAATAAATTATGCGATTAGATGACTGGATAATTATCGTGTTACATGATAATAGATAAAGAAATAAGACCGCATAGCGCAGTCTTAGTATTTCGTACTTACGACTCATTTGATGGTTTCATTTTCGCCAATCGTGATTTCTTCTCCGGTTTGAGGGTTCCTTGCCTTTCTTTCTGCTTGTAGGATTGGTTTTATTTTTCCTGCGTTACTGATCATGATATCTT from Sulfoacidibacillus ferrooxidans encodes:
- the mntA gene encoding type VII toxin-antitoxin system MntA family adenylyltransferase antitoxin, with protein sequence MDQEDQEDQEDQEDQEDQEDQEDQEDQEDQEDQRNRILEHVRQFVLTTLKEYPCKIYLFGSFARGEDQGSSDIDIAIEGPAAVPTQLLLEIQQQLEESTIPYRVDVVDVYHASETLQTEIYKEGIEWTV
- a CDS encoding HU family DNA-binding protein codes for the protein MIFSLGCIQTAMHEELKNGEDIMISNAGKIKPILQAERKARNPQTGEEITIGENETIK
- a CDS encoding HI0074 family nucleotidyltransferase substrate-binding subunit, whose protein sequence is MDRVTLAFDRVSQALVTLQQALELTEISDLERDGAIQRFEYTFEAMWKAGRHFLREYHGLDVASPKEVIRSCREVGLLTLEETEHALAMVNDRNLTSHTYDQHVAQDMFQRLGDHAILMDTWFERMKDKLK
- a CDS encoding site-specific integrase; amino-acid sequence: MEFVQPIRDKRQVDAMKKILKSTNLRDYCLFVLGINSGLRVSDLLSLRVGDVVDERGKVNDRINIREQKTGKTKDFPLGETSKKALRDYLTSRFTKHVVRDEPLFRSKKGGAMQRSQAHKVMNDAARAIGITDRIGTHTLRKTFAYHAYMSGTDITRLQKLLNHSSPSITLAYIGITQQELDNVYLSLEL